CGTTGTTTGTTTGTCAAAGGGTAATAAAGAAGTGCGCACGGCTACTTTGCTTATTGTATTGTTTTGGCTTGTTCCGGGCACAACGCTGTGTGTAGCTTTTTATTGAATAGAAGGGTACTttgtattataaagaaaaataaaaaaacgaGAAACATAAAACGGAAAATACTAGGTTAATCTGGAATGTGATGTGATGTATTACTTGTGGTTGCTTTGGTTACTTTGGTCTAATAAGATGTTGTACTTGTGTATGTGCTATTGCAACCCACGAAAGGCTGTCAACTCCAATGGCATTCCGATGAATCTACAGTTTTGTTAGAGCAACTCCAAAAGAACATACAGAAGATCCATCATATATGTTTAGGTAGTGAAATAGCCAATAATCATATAAGCTACGTAATAATACGGAGTTGTCACCATCTTCGCAAAACCCAACCAGCgttcaataaaaaaaatacggaAATAAGATTCCCAGGTTTCCCTTTGTATAAAGCCACATACAACTCACACACGCCTCCAAAAAACGCCATTCCTTGAAGTCATTTTTTCGTTCTTTCCTTTCGTTTggccccctcctttttttgggtcttcatttttttgtttagTTGCTTCGAAATCGATATGGTTCAgagatattaaattaagaGTCATGCTTGATAGAAGAGATGGCCCTGACTTGGGtcttaaatttatttcttgcccgtctttgacttcttcttgggcggTTCGTCATCAACGTCTTCcatttcttcgtcatcatcctcatcgtcatcgacgTCGCTCTCAGCACTTCCAGAGCCGGAGCTCTCGTGATTGCTGTCGTACTCCTCCGCAACATCGCTGTCACTGTCAGCCTGGAAATCTTCGTCCacgctctcttcatcttcgtctgcgGATCCGCGGTCTGCCTTGTTGACAACCACTTCGTCATCAGAGTCATCCATGGCCTCCTCGCGAagggcagcagcaagaaggtTGGCGTCCTCGTCAATCTCATTCTTAACACGTAGACCCTTGAGCTTGAAGAAGGATTCCAGGGCCTTGAGATCCTCACGATTAATGTTGCTAAACTGCGATGACCCGGCGCCGTTCTTCATAACAACGGTAATGTCGAATGTGGATAGGGCAGAGACCGCGCCGCTAACGCGGGAGAAAGTAACGGATTGTGTCTGCTCGTAGGCGATGTACGTCGCTGGCTTCGGGACGAACATAAACGCCTTTTCTAAGCAGTACAGGAAACCTTCGCTTGCCTTGATAGAGCATTTGATGCCGTATTGGTTGCGGTGActatacaaaaaaaaaaaaagagtggtTAGTATATGAAATTCTTTTAAGCAATATTGAACAGCAGTGCCGGTACGTACGTAAGGAAATCCTTCGCAGGTGAAGAAATCTTCTTGTTGCCTAGACCTCGGAACATCTTGGCAACAACGTGATGTAAGGGCTCCTCGTAATGGGGCTCGAGCTTGTCCTTGTATTTGCTCTCCAGCTCTGCCTCGTCAATGTTCAGGTCAATGGTAACCTCCTCGTCCTTCTTGAACTGCATGACGACAAAGGGATATCTCGTCTGACCCTGGCGCAGAGGGGGATCTAAGCCAATGCAGAGCAGGCAGTGCATCTCGTCAGGCTTAGGCAGGACCATAAACTTCTTGACTGCTTCGTATTGGATTTTGTAGTCGTATGTCTTTCCACGGAGTCTGAACGACGCTTCGTACATGTCGATATCAAAACGACCTCTGGGAGTGTGTCAGAAAAGAGCGCTAGAAGGAACAGGAGTTTGAAGGGGGTAAATGTGTACCTGGGAGTGAGATGCAGAACGTCGAGGAAGGTGGCGATAGTATCGCCAGCAGTCTCGCCAATCTCTGCCTTCTCAATAAGAGTCTCGTAGAAGAGAGTAGCAGcattcttttcctcctcctcaccacCGTCGCTACCGGCGTCCTCACCCTCGGTCTCCTTCTTTGTCGTTACTCCAGGAATATAGAATCGCATTTCGACGAGTTGATCTTTGCCTGCACCGGctttcttgcccttgccccGAGCACCGCCCAGCTGACCGTTGGTGCCAGTGTCGTTGGCATTGAGGGGTAGGGAAAGCTCCACGGCAACTTCATTTCGACCCGCCAAGTTTGTGTTTCCAATCTCAGAGTAGGGCAGCTCAAAGGCGGGGCGATTCTGGACGTTGAAGGTGATCTCGGATTTGGAGAACTCGGCCTTGCCCCAGTTCCATCCTCGCAGCGCATGCTCCTTGCTCTCCAGCGCGGTGCTGTACCAGTTCTTGAAGATCTTGCTCAGGCGTTCGTAGTCTTCTTGTTGGAATCCGTCGAGCTGGATGATGCCCGAGTTACGCTGTAGGATTCGGATCTCGTATCCCCTGGCGGCGCGGCTCCATTGGGCGCTACCAATGTTACTGTGGTCGAGGGTGAAGGTGTCACCGCCGCCGGCGGGTTTCCATCCAAAACCGGTCTCTGCGAATCTGCACTTGCCGCTCTCCTTGGAGAGGTCAAGGTAGATGCTGTCGAAACTCTCGCTGCGTAGACGAGGATGCGATTAGTATACAGGGTTATACAAAATTTGGCGTGATGAGGAAGATTGGCGGCCGTGAAGAGACTGAGGGCAAACACCACAACGCTGCGTCTCTCTCTAGACCAAGCAGAGACAAGGTGGGGGGctgaagggaagagaagagaagagaagagaaaactaTGCAGAGTGAAGAGACGGTGGAAGTTGCAAGATACTCACATTGCCGTCATTCTGGCCGCCCAAAGTGATGCGAAATAACTGATGCCGGCGTGATGGCTTCCAAAATCTGAGCTTGTGTGGCGTTGAGCAAAGTGAGGCTGGTTTAATGGATTAAATttgagagcttcggcgcGACTGCAGCGCGCAGAGACGCGCCACCGCTTTACGCCTTGCAGCGGGTTAGGTGGCCCGTGCAGCCACACTGTGGCGCATGCAGCAGAAGGCTGAGCTTCAAACCATGTTGAGACGAAGCTTCAGTATAGCTTCCAGTAAACTCATCTCATGTTAGCGGGAGAAGAGTCAAACCGTGGTATTAAATGGACGAAATGGCACAACAAGAAAACACCACCTTGTCATTTACATCACACATGCCTACAAAGGCTACAGATACGCACGGAATCCAGCTCCGGTTGCCCCTCggccaagccaagcagcgCTTCACTATTTTTACTGCCTTGTCATTATTATGATTATGATTATGGTTGACGCCTATTTCCCGAGCTGCTGACTGTACTTGACAAAATCTCCATGAAGTTTGTGAATGTTGATGAACCCGCTCCGGGCCTCCAGGGCGCTGAACGGATTACCAGTTGCATCGTCTGCATCGCCACTCCCACTCAACGATCGATCAGCCTCTCGCTCAATCTTGCCCGCCCAAGTGTGCCATTCAATCGGCTTCAGTGTCCCTGATCCCAGCACGAGTCCCACGCAAAGTAAGAATGTTGCCACGGCGGTTTCGATGTAAATGTCTAGCGGCAGCGCAGCTGTGGAGGGTGATGTGGAATGCTGCGCTGACGTCGACGAGAGGACTGTGTGCTCATGTGCAGAGTAACATctggcatcatcgtcattgtGGTTCagtattttgtttttcttcgaTAATCATgcacaaagaagatgaaaaatgAAACGAACATATCTTACCCATGAGCAAGAAGCACCAGACCGACAAGGGTCAGAGGACGGGAGAGCCACGCCATTGGAGGGATGCGGAGGAGGCTGATATCGGCTGGTTGATGAGAGAGAATCGGGCCTGGAAGAAGTCCAAATGCCGGCGAAAGGAGTTTCAGACCGCGGCCAGCACAGTAACCCGGCTTTATCCTGCACGGTGCAGATCCGCTATTTGTTGGGCATTCCCCACGAGCCAGGCCTAGACAGGGTCGCCACTAGCGAGATGCGCTAGATCTCATCGCCGTGGGATGTACCCTTGCTGCAGATACCGCTGCAAGATATACTTTACCGCATCATCGAGCTAATCAGGCTTGTTGCGGACGTCTTCATAGTGCCGCGCCGCAGTAGCACACACAGTGCATCCCGGCGTCGATAAGGATAACGTCAGTCATCTGGCGCGTGCGCAGTGATGCTACTCCGTGACAACACCAATCCATCACCTGACAgaccccttcttcctcttccccccAACCGCTTATCACcttcatctgcatctgcatttATTTGCTATATCTACCGCCATCAGTGGACGAACGCTCTCATGATCTCGCCCTCCCTGTAGATGGTATAGCCCATCTCTGAGTCGCTGTCCTACGCCTAGATTCGCCCCATGGTATCGTCTAGATCCCGAGGCGGTCGTGCTGGCCGGGTCACCgccgcgctgctgctggcatcgGCTTTTGCCATCTCCCCGGGCGCTGCCACAGTCATCGGCGGTGATGTCGGCCTCGACCAGCACGTCCTGATTCCTGCTGGCCCTgggcctcttctcccttcgcATCCCGACACTCCAAAGCCTGCAGAACACACCTTCACGCTCCGACATATCTTCCATCATGGTACCAACAGAAACCCGAAGCTTCACAGGAAGCTGGATGTCGTCAACGACCAGTCCCGAGTATTCCTTGCCGCGGGCGATGGATTCGATGAACATACCGTGCCACGtctcaaggccaagagcCGTGCCGAGACGATCCAGCGGCTGGCCGACAGACGTCCGTCTGTTGTCGACCCTATAGTCGCTGAATCTCGCATGCAGGGCTATGCAGCCGTCTTGGACGCCTCGGCATGGACAATGGATGAGGTCTCATCCCCCGACATTACAGATAAAAACACAGTCTTGACCATGGCATACGTCGCCGCTGATGCCTATGTAGAAAAAGAGGGAATGGCGGACTGGCTAGACATCGGGACCCCTTTTAACCGAAGTCTCGATTTTGGTTGGGAGTCGGATGGCCTGCGTGGCCATATCTGGGCCGACAAAACCAATTCCACCGTCATCATCGGCCTCAAGGGGACGTCGCCCGCTGTCTTTGACGGAGATGGCACAACAACCAACGACAAGGTTAATGATAACTTGTTCTtcagttgctgctgcgctcaACAGGGGCAATGGACGTGGCACCAGGTCTGCGACTGCGCTACAGGCACTTATGCCTGTAACAATACGTGTGTCAGGACGGCTCTCGTTGAGGAGAATCGTTACTATGCTGCGGCTCGCGAGCTCTACTCCAATGTCACTGAGCAATATCCGGACTCAAACATCTGGCTAGCAGGCCATTCTCTCGGAGGTGCTGTTTCCTCTTTCCTGGCCCTTACTTACGGCGTGCCCGCCGTGACTTTCGAAGCTGTTCCAGAAGCACTCCCGGCTTCTCGACTGGGTCTCCCTGTCCCTCCTGGAGCTAATCCCGATACCCCACAAACCCGAGGCTACACAGGAACATATCACTTTGGCCATACCGCAGACCCGGTGTACATCGGCACATGCAATGGAGCAGCTGCTACCTGCTCCTTCGCTGGCTACGCTATGGAATCGTCTTGTCACACTGGATATGAGTGTGTCTATGACGTTGTGGCTGACAAGGGGTGGCGAGTGGGAATTGGCACTCACAAGATCCGATCTGTTATCCAGGACGTTATCCTCAAGTACGATGAAGTACCCAAATGTGTCCGTACGCCTGAATGCAGAGACTGTGGCCCTTGGAAAATGTATGAAAGCAATGGCACCGAGTCCACCACGTCTGCCGTTCCTACGACCACTTCCCGAACACGGACACGCACCTCGACATGCCAGACACCTGGCTGGTGGGGCTGCTTGGATCAGACAACTACAGGCGATGTGACTACGCCTGTACCGGcgcctactactactacttctacCTGTAAGACGCCTGGCTGGTTTGGATGCAAAGataagacgacgacgacgacgacgacgacgacgacaacgaaGGAGACCGCCAGTGCGTCTTCCATTACCACAACTTGTGAAACCCCAGGAAGATTCTGGGGCTGCAATGACGAGCCTA
The Trichoderma asperellum chromosome 7, complete sequence DNA segment above includes these coding regions:
- the POB3 gene encoding FACT complex subunit (BUSCO:EOG092D1NX0): MTAIESFDSIYLDLSKESGKCRFAETGFGWKPAGGGDTFTLDHSNIGSAQWSRAARGYEIRILQRNSGIIQLDGFQQEDYERLSKIFKNWYSTALESKEHALRGWNWGKAEFSKSEITFNVQNRPAFELPYSEIGNTNLAGRNEVAVELSLPLNANDTGTNGQLGGARGKGKKAGAGKDQLVEMRFYIPGVTTKKETEGEDAGSDGGEEEEKNAATLFYETLIEKAEIGETAGDTIATFLDVLHLTPRGRFDIDMYEASFRLRGKTYDYKIQYEAVKKFMVLPKPDEMHCLLCIGLDPPLRQGQTRYPFVVMQFKKDEEVTIDLNIDEAELESKYKDKLEPHYEEPLHHVVAKMFRGLGNKKISSPAKDFLTHRNQYGIKCSIKASEGFLYCLEKAFMFVPKPATYIAYEQTQSVTFSRVSGAVSALSTFDITVVMKNGAGSSQFSNINREDLKALESFFKLKGLRVKNEIDEDANLLAAALREEAMDDSDDEVVVNKADRGSADEDEESVDEDFQADSDSDVAEEYDSNHESSGSGSAESDVDDDEDDDEEMEDVDDEPPKKKSKTGKK
- a CDS encoding uncharacterized protein (EggNog:ENOG41~SECRETED:SignalP(1-22)~TransMembrane:1 (n8-17c22/23o49-67i)), which translates into the protein MAWLSRPLTLVGLVLLAHGCYSAHEHTVLSSTSAQHSTSPSTAALPLDIYIETAVATFLLCVGLVLGSGTLKPIEWHTWAGKIEREADRSLSGSGDADDATGNPFSALEARSGFINIHKLHGDFVKYSQQLGK
- the ATG15 gene encoding Putative lipase atg15 (SECRETED:SignalP(1-31)) translates to MVSSRSRGGRAGRVTAALLLASAFAISPGAATVIGGDVGLDQHVLIPAGPGPLLPSHPDTPKPAEHTFTLRHIFHHGTNRNPKLHRKLDVVNDQSRVFLAAGDGFDEHTVPRLKAKSRAETIQRLADRRPSVVDPIVAESRMQGYAAVLDASAWTMDEVSSPDITDKNTVLTMAYVAADAYVEKEGMADWLDIGTPFNRSLDFGWESDGLRGHIWADKTNSTVIIGLKGTSPAVFDGDGTTTNDKVNDNLFFSCCCAQQGQWTWHQVCDCATGTYACNNTCVRTALVEENRYYAAARELYSNVTEQYPDSNIWLAGHSLGGAVSSFLALTYGVPAVTFEAVPEALPASRLGLPVPPGANPDTPQTRGYTGTYHFGHTADPVYIGTCNGAAATCSFAGYAMESSCHTGYECVYDVVADKGWRVGIGTHKIRSVIQDVILKYDEVPKCVRTPECRDCGPWKMYESNGTESTTSAVPTTTSRTRTRTSTCQTPGWWGCLDQTTTGDVTTPVPAPTTTTSTCKTPGWFGCKDKTTTTTTTTTTTKETASASSITTTCETPGRFWGCNDEPTTSSLFTTIPPTSTTCETPGRFWGCNDVVTSTSLKPSAGGTAPAITGAPTAVPT